The Camelina sativa cultivar DH55 chromosome 18, Cs, whole genome shotgun sequence DNA window CTTTTGGGGAAAGTAAAGATACCTACGTGATATCCAACAAGCCAATAGTCCTTACTAAGTGACAGAGCTTCAATAGGACTTAAACTCAACGAGTTATGTGTGCTACTTCCTAGCCAAGTAGTTGCTGGAAAGTGGTGTAATTTATGCTAAGTAAAGAATATGAACAGTTCGTAGATGGGTTATCGAGGGCATCTTTTGGAGGTCTTAGTGATGTCCGATTGAGCTGAAAATTTGTGGAGAGACTCGTGGTAGTACATGCTCCATAATCAACGGTGGAATTGCACGAGTTTGGTTTGAGCTTAAACCTTGCAGGAGTTTCCATGGCTTATGaaaataggtattttttttttgttatttatcatatatatattaataccaACAACAgtctatataaaataataaattaaataattctatactattttatttttttcttattaattttataaaaaaacaaaaatgatgcttaaattataaacaaaagaatatttttgtcaagaatatgaaaaaaaaagttataatacTTTTGTATATTATCTAAAACTTTTGCATATTATAATACTTTTGCATATCATCTATCCGTATATAgctatttatatgatttttaagtttaaaactttttaaaaacaatccaTAAAAAGATATCCGCGCGTAGCGTATGGTAGATTCAAAACTTAGTTATTATTACTAGTCAAAGTTATGATTGTGTTGACATTTACTCTAGCGAACAtagaaacaaattacaaatatttgggaaaaaaaacaaattgacttgaatttctcttatatttctattatttttttgaattttaaaataaaaataaggcATGTTTTGGTCAAAGTTTTCactaaaaattattgtttgacTGAGTTAAACATACAtaatataatactaataatattagGTAGCTAAGAGACTTACTACTTTTAATATTACACTATAGGTATCCTTTCGAAACTataaatacacacacaaaaagagggagaaggagaaacaaaaacattagcTCTCCAACAATTCAACGAGGAAGCaactttcaaaaataagaagaaaggaTTCATGATGAAAGCAACCTTTATTAGAGTTTTTTTCATTaaccctttctttctttttttgtgagtATCGATCTCGTAATCCTGTAGTATGATATTTCAAATCATATGTCATCGTGTATGCTTCGAGCTATAGCATGgtaatgatttttgtttgtcacACCTGTTATTCTATTCATGCctattttgaaggaaaaaaaaatctgtaatttttgaatatggggttaaataatatatatcggATGTAAGAACAATACTAGCCTTCTGAAGAAGTGTTATTATCCAATTTGTAATTACCCATTTTAAGTTATTCATATACATTTTGCTTACTCTTATcctgtatttttaaattataagttctTTTAAAGCGTTCTTTGGTATGTATCACTTGTTAAATTTTGGAGTTCAATGGAAACTTCTAGAATGATAGGATAAGGATAGTACAGCAAAAATTTGGAATCTTCATCTAAATTATTTGCTTGCAGCTTTCTGTGTGATCTCCAAAGtaaaagtttaaagaaaaattacacACATCAGAATTTAAAGGTTGATGCGTGTTTTGAAGGAGTGGAGAACAATCCTAGTGGAATTTGCTGGGATTCTACCTAATTTTAAGGATTTGAGTTCAGATTGATATTTACATAACTTCCCTCCTACGTGGATTAAGAAGTGAGTGACTCTCCGCAATTTTTGAATGTACAAGCAGTCCGGAAACTTGACAGAGACCGTCTGAACCAGGGTAACATCTCCAGGTAACAGCTCCACTCCGGCTGTAGAAAAAAGTATGAGCTCCACGAGAGAAGACCAGGGAGAGAAGGCTATATAGAGTGACGGAGATATCGTTCCAACAGATTATAAGTTGAAGAAATGAACATTCATCATCTTTTAGGGatatcttttttatgttttacaacagtaacaacaacaaaaacacagtaAGTGGTATTGCGATGATCGATGGCTTTAGCTATGGGAAGGTTTTGCGTCGCCAATTTGTTCTACCATGTTTTCGACCTTCTGCTTCCGATTGTAGAAGCTAGTTATCTTCTTATCCAGTTTGTAGTATGCCTCCATTCTCTTTAATGGTTTCAGGCTTAGATCAATGAAGTGTACCTACATTTCCCAGTCCAAAtatctttacatatataaaaaataaaaaacagattttATGGTTCCTGAAAACTCAAACTGTTTTCTAATGAATCTCTTTTCTCATCAGGACTACAAATTCAACAATCACACCATGATCTCAGCAGATAGTTCTAATATTTCTTTCACCATAAAAGATAagaatatgttaaaattaatgATACCTTGTAATCGAAAGTTTGATTGGTCGATTGTAGAGAAATGTAATCACAACAAGGTGCTGGGTCCCAAGCGTTTCTTGATTGAAAACTGATCATAAGACTACAGTCTTTGGCAGTTGCAGCAATTAGATACTCCTTCACGATCTTCAAGCTCTCATCTAAAGGTAAACCATGTAGAGACGATTTCGCCTCCAATGGCGTACCTTCTATACAGATAGGGCAAGGCTGGTTGATAATATCGTAATACGAATGAATCGCTCCTTCAATGTCTAATATGTCTAGCTTCTGGATTTCAAGAAGTCTATTGAGCACTCCTGAGCCACAGACAGCGTCAGATACTAGTTGTAGAAAGGACTTCGTCCTATGGCCATCTTCTGATTCAATAAAGCCTTTGAGAGCATCCTCAAAGGCATACCCGATTTCGGGGCTGGTTCTCCCGGTGCTTTCACCGGAACCCCCTAATATGAGAGAACCATTCAAGAATACACGGAAATTGTTTTGGGGAGTAGAATATAAGGCTTTTATAGCTTCCAAAACTCTCTCTTTGGATCCAGAGAAGAGATCAAGAGGATCATATTCGCNCAACAATGGCATACTTTTTATAAGACTTTTGAGCAAACCACAATCTATAGACCTCTTCCACAAAAGAAAGTTCCATTAAGATTGTAAACTACATATGATTTGCCTTACCTCGTTATATTCCAACTTCAAAATTTGATGCATTTTGAAGCGGCTTACGCTTGTTTTGAGCATGTTTTCTTTACCTATGAACCTTGAGGTTGGAAGAAATCCGCATTTGGGCTACTTCAGGGAATTAAGGACAGCGAGTTTAGGTCAAGGATGGGAAATACAAGGACCAGcgaataggaaaaaaaaagaagaggatttATCAAACCTTGATTTCAACACTAATGCAGTCACCACTGCTAGAAATCCCTGACACAGATCAACTGATAGTTACGACTAATTTACGTGATCACAACAAAAAACTCAACACAGATATGATTCTCTAAACAAAACTGATTTCTGATTATAAAATGGTTACCTTGAGAAAAAAGTGAATGATCATTCAAAATAAGGGCAGAATCATGACTAGTATCAACATTGGCTGCATTAACACGCCATAGCGGACGCTGCTTAGTTACTTTCTTATCAACACACTCAAGAAATTCCTTAGACACAGATACACGTACCTggtagacaaaaaaaacaccacaatACTCCAATCATCAGCTTACTAAGAAGCCATTGGTGTCCAAACTAAACCAACAAAgacaaattgataattaaaactTACTCCCGCATCGACATGTTTAGTACCCAAGAGTGGGATGATCACATGCTTAACATATCTTTGCTCAAGAACTTCCTTGTTTGGAGATGAAATAATCTCCTTGTGTTCTCTCCACAGAAGTTGCTCATCACTTGTTAAAACCGAAACAACGCCGTTTGCACTCTTTGTTGCTTTATCATTCCTCCGAGCCTTCTGTATACGGATCACTTTCCCCACCTAATATAAAAGTTTAGAGATTAAGATAACAGAATGACAATCataatcaaactaaaacaaaccaaatcaatccTGTACATGACGTTTTTACATTATTTGGAAAATTGTGTGATTCTCTATACAAATTAACTCAGTTCAACAGCCAAAACATTTCTATCGCCTATCACATTTGCAAACCtaattctgattctgattctgattctgatttatCATCATCCTCGAGCCACTAAAATAGAATCTGAAGAATCTAAGCAAAACTCGTaaagcaaaaaagagaaaaaaaagttcaatgaCGGCGAGAATCtgaactacttttttttttttgactacgAAATCAAAATTCACCAAAAGCTTGCTTTTTAACTTTTACaggattcaaaaataaaaacgaagagagatcgaagaagaagaactaacAAAAGGTGGAGATGATCCAGCGTAAGCAAGTACGAGATTAGCACCGCCTTCGCCTCTATAAATCCAATCACATGCATCCTTCTCCTCCAAAACCATCTCCATCAGATTCGATTTTTGAAGCGATCGAGATCAAATCGATGCACACCACGCAACAATGCAAATCGATCGAGAACGAAAGCAAGGAGAGCTTTTGAAAAAAGTTTCGACTACATCAAATTGGGTTTACTTCCTTTGTCTTGTGTTAAGGCTTTGGAGAGTCAAATTGTGAGCTGACCTTCTCTGTGATACAAATTGAAAGAGAAGCGTATGTGAAATGTATTCTCTCTGTGTATAGAATCCACGTGGATGCTGTAACCTCCACGTTTTATCTTTTACTTTATGAGACACACTGtatccttctttttcttttcttttttttttttttttaaccacaCACTGTATCCCTCTAAATTTTgcaaaaacttgtaaaattgCTACAAgtaagtatataaaataaagaaattattaGAAATACTCAGAtacttttttccaaaatatcctatacatatatatatatatatatgtcttcaaTTGAATTTTTCAGGttcctatttctttttttttttagatttttaaaaatatattaaaattaaacaaaaatttatttgggTCTGTtggagtttttaaaaaatggttcaGTTTGTATTATATTCAATATGGATTTAGGTAAAATGTACTTAACCAAATTGTGTCAGcatcataattttattatagttaaaaatgtattttgtacATATTCAACTATAGTTTAagtcattttgttttatttggtatatTCGGTTTGGTTATAAAAATTAGGATTAGAGTTGGGTTTGGTTCAGTTTATTTAGTATAAAGTTTACGTAtcattatgatatattttatatattaaagagTGTTCAAAAAACCGCTAGGCACTAAGCCACTAACTAGGTGGTGACCCAGCACCAAATACCTAAAATACTTAATCGGGAATCTGTATGATTTTAAACGGTTTAAATGTTTGCACCATAAATCATTATCTACATAATATTAGAAATGGAAAGTATACAAATTatgtataagaataataaaaatattcaattagaaacaaaaatatcattttttaattcaaaagttTGGAATCAGAATAAATTGTCTTTGGAAGAAAAAACTTTAACATAACATGTATATACCTTTCTGGGTTAAAAACTTTGATATATAtgcttatatttatttgtatatacataactCATACgtaagtatatttttaaataatgatatatattgtaTACGTGTCtgaatattattaaattattgacTCATAGTTAGATAATTTACTTTGATTTTCGAACTGTgtttaaatcttattttctaaACCTTATTGTCAAAGTTACCCACTAACAAGATCGTAACGTGTGttaattgtatcattcagatatTGACAAACGTTaattctaaatatattaaatttttttaaaaaataaaaaatgtaaaaattcaaaacttaccataaaaatgtttaatataaaattaaaatagagaaaagaaaacctaattttatttaaaatcttttaaagaaaaaaaaaacctttgtaaacttctaaatgtaaaaaaaaaccattaacagttttaaaaatattaaaagacaattataagaaaattataaaatttaaatagctttaaaattttataagatcattataaggaaattatatctatatcataaaattcgaaattataatatagtttatttgttttaattttaaattttacaagaaaaatgattaatttttatataagatacaAAAAGGttgtgaaaatataaaattaattactgttttaaaaaaatgtaaatactcacctttacataaaaaaaagatggttgaaataaataaaaaaacaaaaattgtaaaaatgttAATGTATGCGTTTTTGTATGTACAAatgtaaaaatgtaaatactcacctttaatattaatattaacgtatgcgtttttgtacctgtaaaaatgttaaagtgaaaagacatataataggctatttaatgtgttcataaagacaatttgttcgTAGTAGTAAAGGataaaaagtatatttaaatagtaaaatatatttgtatgtacaaatatacttttaatggtaatgtatattttctataattaaaagtttatctctttacttttatacattgtttttacttatgaaaagaattaatctatatattctttgttaaatttaattttagtttaataaatttgaactcatctacaactattttctttaactaacactgtatctatttactttttttttttcaaccaaacaataaattaaaaggaaattcatCGATTAGTTGTCCAAGCTGGAGGGAAAGAGTTTNaaagaaacttcagagataagagaacgtgaaacacgggcaagacaatctgccttcgtatttgacgcacgcgggatccaaAAGATAtagaatagtgggaaggactccaATGAGTTAAACTCATAgagcaggttggagaaggacgACCAATCTTTAAGGACTGCacaatagtgagtaactcagcacaatcagtatcgaaatgttgacaagcgatccctgcagcacgtatccgctccatgacccacaacaacgcttctaactctcAATGTAGGGGGGAGGGGttccgtcttagacacttgtCTCCCagcaacaaggttcgctcctcaccaatgcaacaccaccagcccaatcatgcacattggttgctttccaagaaccatcaatctgacaaccaggtgaagaaacctggacatccaAAGACGGAGTTGGAGCTGACACgaccgccgtaaaagagagcgcctcttccatggttaacttatcgcccaaagtcTGAGCAATTATATTATTCGCCTCGATCTCTCAaccttgaaatttttttttatttatgacctTCCAGATTGCGCATAAAACctatggtaattgaagaagttgatcaggatcaccatGTTGAGAGGCacccctccagaaaacaaatccaaattcgagtacaccgactcatatgcaAAAGCCTCTGACGAGACcagagtcggagataaatctCAAACTTCACAAGAGCGAGAgcattcaaagaaaatatgattaatagtctcaaccgcagagtcgcaccttttacaccaaatatcataTTGGACAATTCTgtgtatcaatttatttttatagatagttttttttttactaaaaatatttattttagattatatattaaatttaattttattttaacaactctaaacccgcacaaaaatttatattttcttaataataaatttagttttttctgAGATACGATGGTGAGGGCGACGGCGGATCTAGGTTTCTAAATCGTTTCGATTGCTACAGGGTTTGTTCGTTCTTGGAATTTTGAGGTTTCtgggtactctttctctcttgactCACTATGTGATGGAAAAGGGAGGAAGGGATTCGGTATTTTTTGTGGAGATCTCTCGCGATTGTCTTGGGGACTTGCCTCTGATTTGGAGGATTGGGTTTATCATAAATGGGCGATTTCATCAGGATTACTATCATTTTTGGATCCCCGGATCTCTGTCTTGATCAGATTTATTTGGGTTGGAGGAACGGATATCGCTGATATCGTCGCTGGTTTATTTGTGGAAGGTGGATCTCTGAATATTTCAATTCGATCGGATTcgattgattattatttttggagAACACAACTTTGGTTTACTTTTCTGAGAGTTTTGATTGTGATATCGATCCTCTTCTCGATATGGCTGAATAAATGGGATTTCAAGGATTGCTATCAACGGATTTTCACGATTTCGTGTGCAAGGAAAGTTGCGAAGTATAAAAGGGGTCTCTTCTCATCGTTTATTTCTCATCACAGCTTGTTTGTTTTTCAGTCTCTTGGcttcttttgcaattttttCCTATCCCTTTGTTCTGTCTTGTTACTTTTGAGTATGTCGCAAAGCGGTCTGTTGGGTAAGAATGGGTCGGGGAAGAAGGCTGATGGTTTGACTCCCAAGAGGAAGATCAAAATACCATACTTCGATAACTCAAATATGATCAAGGGGTATTCCAAGACGGTGGTGGGTCGATGCATGAATCCACGGTTGCAAAACATGAAGTCTCTTCTGTTTATGCTTCCTCGGATCTAGCATCTGGACGGGAAGGTTGTGGGAGCCGACTTAGGCCTCGGGAAGTTCCAATTTGACTTTGACAATGAGAGGATATCATGGAGGTTCTTCAGATGGAGCCGTTTCACTTTGATCGGTGGATGCTGTCCATGGTACGATGGAGCCCAACGGTTGATCCGGATTACCCTTCGGACATAACTTTCTGGGTCAGAGTGATTGGGGTTCCGTTCCAATTCTGGGCTGAACCTACTTTCCGGAGCATCGGGGAGGATCTGGGTCGGGTTTGAGCAGTTGATATCAATGGAGGAAGAGTCTGGGTTATAGTTAATGGGCTCAAGCCATTATGTTTTGACACGGTGATAGAGTTTTATAATGGTGAGGAGACTGTTGTTACTTTGTGGTTTGAGAGGCTCTATGGCTTCTGCAAACGGTGTTTCAGTATGTGTCATGCTACTGACCATTGCCCGCTGCTGGGACCATGAAAGCCTGCTCATACCACTGCTGTTCCTATGGAGGAGGAGGTAACCAGACCTCTTCAAAGCTACAAGGGAGCGGTTATAAGTGATCGACAAAAAGGCAAAGAGAAGATGAGTGAGGGTTCAGGCATGGCTCACAAATCTGAGCGTCCGCGAACAAATAAAGGCAGAAATGCTTCAGGAGTTAAGGTTCGATCTGGTGGTGACTTTGGTGAGCCTTTTACTAAGCTAAAGAGTGGTCTGAGTTATGTTCAAGTTAATGATAATCGTCATATGGCTCGCGTTGTTGCTGATGTTCTAGCATCAGTGGCGGTCCCGACTGATCAACAGGAGCAAGGTCAACCTCTGGGTCCTAGTGACCAGAGTTTGCTAGTGCAGGAGGTTGGTGGTCGCATCCCTCCCCCAAAGAGGGTTCTTAGACCTcttttccaagaaaccactttGGGTGTGGAAGGGGACCAGGCTCCGGTTGTGCGGTCTGAACAAGGTAGTGAGGCTGTTGTTGGGTCCGGGGAAGGACAGACTGAGGCAGACGGCTCTGATCCGACAGCTATAAGGTTCGCTCCTGTTGTGCCTTTTGTAGTTCAAGAGTTAATTGGGGTGCAAAATAGTGGTTCGGAAAAAGTGGTTGCGGAAGGGATGGAGCTGAGTCATGAGGTCATTCCTTTAGCAGTGGTAGCTGCTGATGGACATGTCGATCAAGTGGCAATTCCGATAGGAAGTGAAACTTCAGATTCACCATTCTTAAAGGATGTTTGTCTGGGTAGTGAGGGATCGGAGATACATGTGGATGGTCCTGCTTCAGATTCAGCAGTTTTAGGAGGGGACTTAGCTAATGGAGGGGAGGATCCTATGGATACATCGGTTCCTACTGAAGCCTCATCCTCCTCTAATCAGGTTATGGATAAGGGTCGTAAACCAAAAGCCTCTATGGCCTTTCAAGGGGCTGCTTCTTAGAAGCTGAATGTCTATTTACGCGCAACACCGAAGAAACGCCCTGCACCTAGGTCTAACGATTTGGGTGATGAGGGGCCTAACCCGAAGAACTAGGGACGGGAGAAGGGAGCACCTATTGCATCTAAGCCACCTAaaccacaaaataataaatgaggatcttaagctggaattgtcaaggatTCGGGAATAAAGCGACTATTGGGTATCTCATGGACTTATGGGGGAAGCATCAAccaaagtttttgtttcttgcataaacaagacaatctttttctttattagaatcttttgttggtcatttttgTAATTCTGATTTAAAAACGGTTGAACCGATTGGTTTTAGTGGGGATCTTGCacttttttacaataataataataataataaaattagtaaTGTTTCAATATTATTTGAATCCAACAGACTTATTGATGTGGAATTGGTATACAAAGGGAAATTAATTTATCTTACTTTTGTCTACGGTGATCCGGTTCCAAAAAATCAGGAGTTGGTTTAGGAACGATTAACACGGATTGGTTTAAATAGAGACTCACCTTGGTTTTtaattggggattttaatgagttGAAAGGCAATCATGAGAAGAGAGGNNNNNNNNNNNNNNNNNNNNNNNNNNNNNNNNNNNNNNNNNNNNNNNNNNNNNNNNNNNNNNNNNNNNNNNNNNNNNNNNNNNNNNNNNNNNNNNNNNNNNNNNNNNNNNNNNNNNNNNNNNNNNNNNNNNNNNNNNNNNNNNNNNNNNNNNNNNNNNNNNNNNNNNNNNNNNNNNNNNNNNNNNNNNNNNNNNNNNNNNNNNNNNNNNNNNNNNNNNNNNNNNNNNNNNNNNNNNNNNNNNNNNNNNNNNNNNNNNNNNNNNNNNNNNNNNNNNNNNNNNNNNNNNNNNNNNNNNNNNNNNNNNNNNNNNNNNNNNNNNNNNNN harbors:
- the LOC104760678 gene encoding inositol-pentakisphosphate 2-kinase-like, producing MEMVLEEKDACDWIYRGEGGANLVLAYAGSSPPFVGKVIRIQKARRNDKATKSANGVVSVLTSDEQLLWREHKEIISSPNKEVLEQRYVKHVIIPLLGTKHVDAGVRVSVSKEFLECVDKKVTKQRPLWRVNAANVDTSHDSALILNDHSLFSQGISSSGDCISVEIKPKCGFLPTSRFIGKENMLKTSVSRFKMHQILKLEYNEVSMPLLXEYDPLDLFSGSKERVLEAIKALYSTPQNNFRVFLNGSLILGGSGESTGRTSPEIGYAFEDALKGFIESEDGHRTKSFLQLVSDAVCGSGVLNRLLEIQKLDILDIEGAIHSYYDIINQPCPICIEGTPLEAKSSLHGLPLDESLKIVKEYLIAATAKDCSLMISFQSRNAWDPAPCCDYISLQSTNQTFDYKVHFIDLSLKPLKRMEAYYKLDKKITSFYNRKQKVENMVEQIGDAKPSHS